cCACCACGAAAAAAACTTCCTCTTGACAAGCtagaaggcaaaggtagattcatTTACATCTGAATTACtatttggcaacataaattgttgatgtcagAAACAAAATTAGGGttggaaaattacttttcagctccTAGCGTCTGAGATACtgcaattatcgaaaaattttaagatacaaaagttgttcgttttAATGAGGCGCATATTTggctaattagatttatttttgtatcttcaatattaaggaagcTATAGCGAAATGAAGATTTTAACGCCCACCATTTCCATCTCCTATGAATTAGATGGGCCATTTAGGAGCTCGtccaaaatttttacatttctaacatattccaagccaattaaaatcacaaataaaattactctaattatccTGTTCATAAGATAATACGAGTAAAATGTTTTAAGCAtagtggttttgggttctagagAACATGGTCGGTGGAAAACTTCAGAAATTTTCTCGAAGTCTTGTCAGGAGAACATTGCAaaaggtagtcttcctataggaatctacctaagaAAAAGGTGTTCAAAATGCATTATCGGTTCTCATCATTATTACTACGCAGTACTGTGTGGGATTCTCAAAATAAGATTCTGAGCAGTCATGACCTTCAAAGTTTTGTCTAAGGTGCATAATTCTATGCTACGTACAAGGGTAACGAGTAATATAGTAAAGTACATGTGAAAGTTTGAGAGAGATGCTTCCTTCTAGTTTTTTTACGTGCACGCATATAATGCGTACGACTTTTGATGTGGTATAAGAAGCATTTGCAGAAATACATTCACGGGAAGCCAAGAGTTAGCAAGTTAGAATCGAAATAGTTTCATGGTAGAATCTCGAGATGGAAAATGGATTCCTCTTTAGATCAAAGGGTGAGATGAAAATTGAATCCACAAGCGTCAGATGCTTTTCTGCTCAGTGGGTGTGATAAAAAAGCTGACGTCTTCGTCATCTGAATAAAGATCAAAATTAAGAgatcctttttactttctcgtatacgtagcatagagaaagcatagtaatTTGATGAATCTTAAAGTTTTAGAtctacctgagttcgaaaaacacagttttggaaaaGTCCGcctatctatctgtgacaaaaataatttaaaaacgctttggtTCAGATGGATgtaatttggtatacggtcttcatagcaaatttgtagatttcaatcaaattttgtgcaaaatccgctCAAAGAATGCCTGTTTGTCCgtatataatttaacacgattaCTACTGCAAAaccaagagagctagatagataaaattagatacacagaattaacatctatagtctagatgcctttcaaattttgagccacaaCCAACACGAGACTGTTCGTCTgtctttctgtactttcagaaacgtgataactcaaagacgcaatgacttaaacatatcaaatttggtatgaaattttgtggttacaattgcagttttgtgtcaaatttttgtttcagtcggttgaaaaaAACGAGTCTGAAAGACAAATGTGAATTTTGAATACTATGaattgcatgccagggattatcgccaaataactcaccaaggatgacacgatagattcagtaaaaatattatatccacgccaaaggttaatacttCGTAATTATTATACGCCGAGGCCATGTAAAGCGTTTTCggagataacacttttattagataatatgcgAGGAAGTTTACTCCTGCTCGTTGTTAGTCCAAATCTTTCCGTTTACCTAAATTATGAAGATTCATACCCGTCATGGGATGTGGGAATCCCTTATGAAATAAGATACAggagaaaattttagagagcgATTGGCTTTGGTAAAATCAGGCCAATTATATATGTTTACGTTTCCTTTTAGCCAGTTGGCATCCTGAGTTTTATCGGCGGCTACGTGGGCCTTTGGTTAGGCATCTCTCTGCTGACAGTGTACGATTTCCTGGAGACGTGGATATTCCGCTGCATCGCAGCAGCCAGAAGGAAGTGGAGCAACCGGAAGGGGAAGAATCGAGTTTCCGACATCCATAAGAATCTGTCTAGTGTATCCATCAAATCACCGTCCTCTGCATACAGGAAGAGATTCACCTATGGATCGCAGGTATTTAAAAGATAGAACAGTGTttggaaatttcatttccttGATCCCACATTGCAATGAGTGGAGTCAGGACCTTTGTGAGAATTTAACCCGTTAACTGTGAACCgaaatatttcactgaaaaagGAGCTGTACAAATTTAATTACTCGGTTAATAAAGTAATGATAATGGTTCGAAATTCCAAATTTACAGTTTGTTCTGCAtcataaatatttagattgttaAATGTGCACAGAAGACAGTATTTACCAGAGGAATTCAAACTAAAATGATTcttaactgtaaataaatattttgccgCAGAAAAACTCTAAAAAACGTTCTTTTCAATCAGAAATTTAGCTAAAATCAAAGAGGCCAATTGtgagaaaattacaaattaattatgagCAAATTAACTCTATGGTACTTAAATTAAGGTACACTTaaacaaatgcatattttgataagaaatttagccgaatcaaataaaaaaaggaaggggGGGGCAGTTATGAGCAACAAATTAACTTCATGGCATCTAAATTTAGATTAATCCCTTAAGAAAATTAacactgtttttattaaattttagtctaTATCCTATATGTGCAAAGACATTGGCAAAAATGTTACAtatcaagataattcaaaaattaggaataagtgatattaattaataataggatccattaatcattaatttatatttcaaaattttattgactttgtaCTTGTGATTAGATAAATCTGCacaatatatacagggtgttcattctAATCATGGCCCCACAGTTAATTTTTAAACCCTTAGaaataagaattggaaaaatactctaaataacatgaattatattttatgctgtttgagGCAATGaataaactgttaaattattaaattacgaaattaaaaaatttaaaattataattttttatagtcttcctttttgtttacttatatttagcaaaatattcttgctatggtaaagttttaattaaaaaaaaaaaaataagtcccATGTTTCTGTGACTAAGaccgagttatgaaattttgaatgactACAGACCACTTAAATGACCATCTTGAGGAAGAATCGGTAAAAAAAGCAGTTGCTTAAGGCAGTCATTGATTGAATGCTATTAGTTTACACCAGTTTCACATCTGGGTCAGTTTCAGTAACATGACCTTTCCTTCTGATTAAAATGTTAGTGTCAAGAATGTTTAGCAGGTAAAATTGGACCGGAAAACTATAAACTTTACaattatgtcaaaaaattataaatattttcttataattatctaAATGAAAGCATATGcatatctctaattttttttagagattGACTAGAAGGCCATGACCAGACTAAAGGCCTTGTAGTCTATGTATATGAGAGGTCACTTATGAAATTAGGTGAAATTAGCTATGACAAGCGGAATctatgtaaaaacaaaataatgggttatatctacaaaaagaaaaacttcaCAGGTTGATAAAATAGTCTTTAATCACTCAAAAATAAGctacacatatattttaaatacataacaaatataaaatgcacCATCAAAATAGTAAGAAAATTGGCAGAGACCACAAACACCaagaaaagtagtaaaaaaaaaaagttccagaatacaaaaacataatttaaatggaatatattAAATGGTGCTTCTcacatatttgcattttaataataatagattgaactctttcatttcaataatttaattcaaaaataaaatttctttgctaGGTTTTAAAACTGctcaacaaaacaattttaatacattatattatatacatatatgcttaataagaatatttacaaattatatattatgaaacaaaaggaactataatttgaaatttatgaaataacaatataaaaactttaatttttgaacaatttaataataaatagatagataagaacattaaatatatctcaaaataatattacatatccAACAACGGGCTTTTATGTGAATacttaaaaatgttgcaaatataCATGTACATTAGCTTTATTCTCAGACTAATGTGAACTTTCAATTAGAAACATTTGCATGGCATTATAATGCCAGATACAATTATTACTTTACTTaactgaagaaataaattataattgaatcataaaattcatattaacaaaGAGTttgttaataataacaaaaaagactTTACTGCATAAATCTCAATTTCATAActgtatttaattatgaaataaaaattttcaactttttataattCACCATgaaatacatttctataaaaagcaaccattgttttataattaaaatcacagTACATACAGATTAACATTCACATAATATTGAGAAGTGGAAAAATCTTTTGGgcagtgagaaaaaaattaatgattcaaaagATGTGCACTATTACATGAGTATTATCCATCTCTTTAAGCATTTATTCAGTGAAATCATAACTGAATGTAGAACATTTGGAAATTGTCAgttgaaataattctaatttaccatttttaattccttaataattaaaaagaatattaaataaataattattcccaaaataatatttatttattatgtcaataaagaaagtaatattacttcactaaaagaaaattttaaaaagttatcaatcTTTCCAAGATGGATTTTAAGGAAATATGTACAGACGCACATATATGACCTATTAAACTTGAAaggattaaatatcaaatattcgaAAGGTCTGGAGAGTAAGGTGGTGGGTAGAAGcagcatttttcttattatactgTAAGTCAACTTTCATATAGCAaacgtaatttaaaaaaacaacaacaacaactatgtttattataatgatttcatCAACCTTATAATGAATCAATTCAAACTTCCAAAAACAAACTATTTTGAATGGTactgaacttttaaaattataagaatatattgcattatttaataacCAAATGTCAGAAATTGAAAGGGAAAAAACCcctttaacatttaatattctcaataatatattttataaattaaagtaagtAATACCTCACAAAGAAGGAAGAATTAACAGTATTGTCAATAGATAAatgctttttctaaaatatatatattataatgtttgCTTTGGCAATCTTTGTAAtgtaatctttaaaaactttaaaagacgAAACTCATTGAAGCATAATAGAAAAACAATACATTGAAATAGCATAAGCaaacatcaaaagaaaatattttttcaattaaaaaaaagaatcctgtTGAAAATTGTTGTttcagtatataatatatatcctggaaaaattatcaattaaaaatatacaaaaaacaatataaaataatgtgtttaaatttataacaatctGAATCATCATATGGTATATAAATGCATACGTTCcacaaatatctttcaaaaagtcGAAAACATTTCTATGAGCAATAATTTGCGTGTCAGTTTAAACTCAAATGCTTAGTTCAGtcattccaaattatttatttcaatctttcaGTCCAATAAGAAATaactcattaattttttacaatttcatagaaaaaaagcaaaattttcacatcaaaatttaaattacattctctCTCACAtgtgaaacatatattttcacattaaaacaTTGAGTGCTAAaacctatttttaattatttttcgataTCTCTCTATGTAAATGACACAAGAAATCCACATATGATGGACTTCCATCACCACCTCGATCTTCCACAAGAAAATGTCTAAACACAATCTCAAGCTTATCTCCTTGAACCATGATGCTcaactaaagaaataaatttaaaaaaaagcacaaattaaataatatattcacatAACTCATTCTCAAGAATATTACATTTGCTATTTAAAAGATCTTGAAATATCCATATTCTATAGCTTGATaagttaaaaatctattttaaagtattctatacatgatatgattaaaacaactatctgaattattataaatctcatgtataaatgcttttaaaatgcttgaaattcGTTTATTGTGTAATATAATAAAGACATGCcatttttcgatatatatatatatatatatatatatatatatacatatatatatatataaagatactttcttttaagaaaatttgaaaaatgcatatactgtttctataaaattacatacataatatctctactaataataaaaagaaaaaatgtaactGTTGACACTGTACATTATGGATTGTTAGATGAAGAGCTTCCAAATTTGACACACATATATTTGGAAGAAAGGAAATATAGCTTGAGTATATATTTTGATtgcaaattaagcaaaattttggtttttaacatcattaattcctagaaatcattttttcaacttctttaaattaaaaacacaaactTCTTCATTATGCAATTcaatccttcaattttttttcactaactttaataaatttccaaatatatttactATCTGTTGTTTGGGTCATTAATATGATTTTACTTCTCTTGACAAGTTTGAcagtttttattgtattattaaatactagccgacTTTGATGATCAGCTGATTCACCAGGATTAATGCTCACTACAATTTCCagttaaatatttcaagtaacttgatctcttaataacttcttcagcaaaatgttttgaagcatcaaatttttatagttgCATAATTCATACTTTTATAGAAGTGTTAAGgagttctgtttattgtatatgTTTCTCTCTAATTATCTGTCAGCTTTCATGAAAtctgaactttaaattaaaatggaactttaattaatacaaaaacatttttttttttttttttttttttttttttgcaaaaaccaaacatgttttttttaaaaaaatatgtgtatagaaaaaaatattatatacacttCAGCATTGAAATCTTATATACAGTTTTTAGAATTCAtacaatatcttaaagaattattcaataaaaaattctgtgGTTAATCACACAATTcagttaatttcttttcaaaagcactaaaatgatataaaacatttctatCTTTTGTGATCAAATCTAACcgaattatagttttgaaaaaaataaaaaaaatatttagaaaattgataataaataaattcaaagctattaaattagcatcattataatttttttcaatattgaaacAATGCAAAATCTAATTTTGTGCTATAATTCAAACTTATAgtggaaaaaatacaaaatttaggttatttcttaattaaataaaatttcacttttttctttttctttctgggCTTATAAATGTGAAACCAGAACACTTATgtaacctccaaggtatacatgggTCAAATTTGGTAGTTGCAAGACAAACAGTCTGACTTGTAGAATGCCAACacatccacacacacacacaactattaaattggtatcattaaaataacaacttaaaaaaattctgaaacaatataaattcatccttgtgcagtaaaatttttggaaaaaaaaatgtcaatgagtTTTGGAGTACCAAAGCTCTTGAAGTAAAATAGATATGAATGCAAACTATAAAACTTTCaccaagttaaaaatatttccaacaaataaataaacatagcctgaactaatttcaaaaaatatatttatttatatccaaGTTAGCTTTTTTCAATGCataaaaggtattttatttcattaaaattttacttgcacatcatctgaatttttaatagctgATATTTCTCTTTAGTAGCTTCATATTAAgtgtatatgcattattatagtTATTACATCAAGTAACAAATCATGGACATTATCTGACACCAAAAAAGCTTTTCTTCGCATTATTAACcgcttaaaaattaatctttttaaaaggtAGTATGATTCTAGAAACtcaatgttattttaatgacCAATTACATATTAATAACCCAATAATCTTATATTGGGttattaatatgcaaatattgTATATGTTAAATTTGAGACTAAAAATGTCAGTTATCTTAAATCTTTACATTGGCAATTAATTACAGTTGAATGAATTAAAACTAGTAAAAGAGTacattattaaaaactttgtcataaaagtatttatcttttgcctctttagtttcatttttataaagaatagatATGTGCAGGT
Above is a genomic segment from Argiope bruennichi chromosome 1, qqArgBrue1.1, whole genome shotgun sequence containing:
- the LOC129975222 gene encoding uncharacterized protein LOC129975222; the protein is MRRYEVQVQEADSEGSRGSCVTASDLSCATLVHIIFENLEITTFTYTPRYEPVGILSFIGGYVGLWLGISLLTVYDFLETWIFRCIAAARRKWSNRKGKNRVSDIHKNLSSVSIKSPSSAYRKRFTYGSQVFKR